The Corythoichthys intestinalis isolate RoL2023-P3 chromosome 2, ASM3026506v1, whole genome shotgun sequence DNA segment tccaatgatgtatcacacatgcatataggacagttttgaaatttggccaaattggggcttcagagcggaacttcaagtcacctgagtgttttccgctatatatatatttatatatttccaatgctaaatctgaatacatacattgaacacgcacaaaaaatgggggggggtatTTCTCGGTTtttacttatcgcggcgggttctgatccccattaaccgcgaaaaacgagggatcattgtATATCTATCCCAtcaaatatatctatatattatatataaaaaaatttgaCGTCCATGGGTTATACAATTAGCCCATTTGGCCTTCGCGCCGACTCGTAGTACTTCGAAGCATGAACGTGGGGTGTCATGTGACAGTCAGCTGACTCCTAACCGGAAAAATATCAAAACACCAAATCGTGACATTTTCCTCACCATTTTACACAGGTTATATTTTAGCTTAATAAACGATGGAGTCGACACTAGAGCAACACCTTGACGAAACGTGAGTCATGCTGAGTCCCCTTTTGACCTTGTTTACTATTTATTTACACCACAAAATGTTGTTTTCCCCACCCGGTTTCTAGCATGAAGAATCCAGCAGTTGTCGGCGTTCTTTGTACGGACGAGCAAGGACACAACCTGGCATGTACGTCAACTTACAGTTTCGTCTCAAGGTTTTTCAGCTTCAAAACGGATTTTAATGTTTCACTAAAACTGTTGGGTGCCAATGAGAGTGATAGCGGTCCAATTCATGTCGATTGCGAGGACTGGCAGTGAGGTAAAAATGAAGTGGAAGtctatcaatggcactgaaacgtgaTCATTTACGATCGgtactcccagttaaaatgaattcgaTATCTATCAACGTCAATGGAAGCAATTAGCATTTGTACTCCAGTACAGTCACACTATATTGGTAGGCTATCAGCTGAAGATTTTATTGAAATGCACGATACAAAAAAGATATCAAGTAGTACTTTTAACCCTTTCACGcacgaattatgatttttttaaaacacttaaagcaggggtcaggaacctttttggctgagagagccatgaatgccacatatttttaaatgtaattccgtgagagccatacaatatgtttacaactaaaaatacaagtaacgtGTACAttgtatgtaatttcaacacttttaaagtacaataagtctctgaattttCTTTAATAACATCgctatgctgttgctaatcactgatgagtatttctaaccattaatgcgactttaggtgctgcatggttttgctgatggctttgtagtctggttaatacttggtgaggttaagcttcatgcagACGTTGAGAAACTCAGGATGCGCCTCTTTTCATGTTCATAACAAAGCGCCACGAATCCTCTGTTTTTCCCCACCATgcacggagcaccatcagtgcacatcgaaacaagtttatccatcggtagatttttttctttagcaaaCTCAGTGAAgaacttgaataaatcctccccacttattttccctttcatagtcaaaactgCGAGACTTTCCTCATCTAGTGTGTCACCTGCTTAAAAGTACGATACTTACGTCTTTTTTTCGTTTAGCCctcttctcaaaagggtttctaaaattaagCGATTAAAACGCGGGAAGCTTACTTCATGATCTCATGCACATACGCACATTGGCCGCTATTTTCTACAGCAAAATACAGCTACCCCGCTTGAgcagtgtctctgcctcatctacGTTGCCTATGCGATTAATAAACGGATAGATTGACTGTGAACTGGCTTTCTAGTCGCCggggaccgtcgccattttgcgcaatgcaaatcttaattctataatttttttacacttccccctcactaaagtttttttttttttttttttacaacagaaaatgtaacagtagccacgtttacatgctgacttttattcataccgattcaaatcattccgaatggaaatttcagatcagctgtttacatgtcacttcatctattccgatccagcgtttacatgtgtctgcctttattccgaaaggacgtttgacaactgccgtctgacatgcgcagattaatcaaaacaaagcgtcacgttgcaaaacatggagatcgatcgtcagagtgctgctgttttaactttaacccacttgttgtgtttgtggggtcgtatccgctaacgcttctgctgttttgctcttttgccttgtagtagccgcttgtcagcgttttccaccggtttctaatctggtcaacgctccggtctattccggcttcgtgtaacctctcgtgaacttttttaaatagttcactgttcctcgttttacgcccgtctaagcgagcaattatattcaattcttttaaagtttgaattaaatacaatctttccgctggactccaattaggtgcgctgtgcttggaagccatgttgcaagtgacgttacttacgtcaccaagtgacgtcaccacgtcagtacggagcatgtgcagaaagaacgcaaccagacaccattccgcttccctgtttacatgatataattttacttctaatcggtttgggaaaaggaatattccacccctgtgaatcggaatgaaattccattcggtttgggcctgttcattccgaattaggtgtttatatggaacacatttattcggtttgaacaaatattccgattgtaattggaatatttggctccatgtaaacatggcaagtggcagtcagatatcattttaattcttttcaggtcattcattgtcagaagcggcacggcacaacgtcatgctaaaaaataagttaaaaatatcaaaatggcttacctctttgtcctctgaaagacaatgCTAACCcatcaaaatgtttactgcataaatgTTTACTGCCGAGCTGGCGTTAAAAGTCTGCGCAAGtttatccattcttcacattttttccttcaagtttttggtttcgggaagtatgaagaaaacatccttcatatgtcgtaatgtctacagtcgtttttacaagttccaaaaaaagcaatgtgtgatcagcATGTTTGTttatgaaagattaccggagaaaagtagcataaTTAACATGATttctctatgcgagggcgggtctataatctcCCACTTCTGTGTTACTTCCGCTTTAAGatgtgacgtcacggtctaaaaatagcatgcgtgcagaACGCCATTGATAAAAGTTAATATATTTGTAACGACCAAATATGATCACTTGCCCTATACAGGATTAACGGTCTTAAGGGCCATCTCTTGAATAGCTGTCCTCTGTAGTGACAACTGGTTCTGAAAGGTTTAATGCAAGTTCAAAAAGTGTGTGAGATGGGTTCAGTTGTACGGATGAGTGAAAAAACAATCAATACTTTCCCTGTTTGATGTTTGTTCCTTAATAATTGCTCTTCTTGTGTGTAAACCCCAAACAGGCCGTGGCTCGCTCTCGGACGAGCATGGAGGTGTGGTGTCCGTTTTGGCCAAACAGGCTGCCGCGCTCACCAGAGACCCGACGGACATACCCACCGTGTGCCTGGAGTCTGATTCCGGGTGAGTACAGACTCTAAATTTGTCTTCATACAGCATCTTTCTCACTTTTTGTTGACCTGTGGGAGGGGTTTAGCTTGTCTGCTTATCAGCTCAGAAAAGAAAATTGCTCAAGGTCTTGAACGTAAATGTCCCTTGACATCAGGTGGACACGACCTGTATTCGATCaactgggattaactccagttgGGGGTCATCCTAAATCCGTTTATCATTTGTTCAATcaattttcaaattcaaatcaaAAACAAATTAGCTAGAAATGTGAGCTTTTAGCATTTTTCGTTGAATTTAATACCACGAAAGTTGTCTGAGTTACAcacgtgaactatttaaaacacGTGTATGTGATTCCTTTGACTCCCAcaagtaaataaatacattttgttttatttaatacAATGAATGTTGTCTGCTTTGCACACGTGGAACTATTCAAAACAGTTTAACACTGATTAACTGGAAATTAACTCTGATCAAGACAAAtatgttaatatattttgggtcGGCAAAATGGATAAACCAAATCGAATAGCTtttcagatgccattttttaatgtaaatatcaAATTGAAAAATTAAGCAATTCTGTGTTATTTCAATTCAATGCATTGAAGGAAAATTGCCAACAGCTCATCTTTCTGTCAATTTATttgatttgaatttgaaaattgATTGAAGTGGCTGATTGAAATCCATGATCAAATGATACACAGATTTTCCTTGACCCCAATGAAGAAAACCAAACTGGGAAAATGGATGAATGGAATACATTATAGAACATAGGGTGACTCATACTCATTTGTTTCTCTTTACTAACATTTTAACATAAttagtccaaaaaaaaaaaaaaaatctgttactggtacatatgaaaaaaaatgaaatagtaACTCATTTGACTTTTTAATGGTCATGCTACCACCTAGTGGACATTTTCCTAACTTCTTCCAGTGACGTGTGGGTTTAagatggaagtcatttaaaaaaaaaaaaaaacaatcataataTGTGGCAAGGTGAACACTTCTTAATAGATCTATTTAACAGTTCAGGATCTTGAGTTTAATTTTGTTCTCCATCCTCTGTTGAGTTTGCATATTAACCCTGTGCTTGCGTGGAATTTCtttggtttcctcccacattcccaAAGCACACATGCTAGGctgactaaagttgtttttttgttcgtttgattttttcccccaaatctatTCATGCCCTAAAATCGGATGgccaccagttcagggtgttccCAGTCTCCTGCccaatatattgtatatttgtttgtttgttaaaacGTTCAAAACTGTGTATTGTGAATTGTAAGACCCTGCATTTAAGTACTGTTAATAAATGGGTTATAATCACTTGTAATTAAACATTCCTGTAAACTTAACGTTTTTATTTTACTGACCCCCCCAgcccctctcaaaaaaacatggtGGGATGACAGTGTGCTTCTTTACCACCAGGCTTAGGCTTTTGCAAATTTTATGGCAGGAAACCCTTGAATGTATACGATTACATACATATTAGATGTAAAAttgatatttgatattttctgcgtcctatatggtatagaccctactcacgtgacgtcacagccacgcccctgcgccatgttgtccatatactcgtcatgttaatgcattagcgcttcgtaaattcctcctattatggcgtgtttttctgctcgttaacattaataatcaaaatggtgaaatcgtgtgtggcggtcggttgcaaaaacagagaa contains these protein-coding regions:
- the lamtor5 gene encoding ragulator complex protein LAMTOR5: MESTLEQHLDETMKNPAVVGVLCTDEQGHNLACRGSLSDEHGGVVSVLAKQAAALTRDPTDIPTVCLESDSGNILVRSHGTVTVAVHKISS